The Altererythrobacter sp. Root672 genome includes a window with the following:
- a CDS encoding MauE/DoxX family redox-associated membrane protein: MTEQTRIQAAAPAGGSKFAILHRMVMPGHVCPYGLKAKHLLESQGYVVKDCWLTTREDVDRFKAQHGVKTTPQVFIRGERVGGYDDLRRFLGLKVADPNAISYTPVLVVFAATAALALAASQAVYGTPLTVRAGEWFVAFSMVILAMLKLQDVERFSTMFLGYDLLARRWVPYGRIYPFAEFTAGALMAAGVLNWLSIPVALFIGTVGGVSVFYAVYIQKRELKCACVGGSSRVPLGFLSLTENVFMVAMALWMLFSHA, from the coding sequence ATGACCGAACAAACCCGAATCCAGGCCGCCGCACCGGCTGGCGGCAGCAAGTTTGCCATTCTCCATCGGATGGTGATGCCCGGGCACGTCTGCCCCTATGGTCTGAAGGCGAAGCACTTGCTCGAAAGCCAGGGCTACGTCGTCAAGGATTGCTGGCTGACGACCCGCGAGGACGTTGACCGGTTCAAGGCTCAGCACGGGGTCAAGACGACCCCTCAGGTCTTCATCCGCGGCGAACGCGTGGGTGGATATGATGACCTGCGGCGGTTCTTGGGCCTCAAGGTCGCGGACCCGAACGCGATCTCCTATACCCCGGTGCTCGTCGTCTTCGCGGCTACGGCTGCGCTGGCCTTGGCTGCGAGCCAGGCGGTCTACGGAACGCCGTTGACGGTTCGTGCCGGCGAATGGTTCGTGGCCTTCTCGATGGTCATCCTGGCCATGCTCAAGCTGCAGGACGTCGAGCGGTTCTCGACCATGTTCCTGGGCTATGACCTGCTGGCCAGGCGCTGGGTGCCCTATGGTCGCATCTATCCCTTTGCCGAGTTCACCGCGGGTGCCTTGATGGCGGCTGGGGTGCTGAACTGGCTGTCGATCCCCGTGGCGCTGTTCATCGGCACGGTCGGCGGCGTCTCGGTGTTCTACGCCGTCTACATCCAGAAGCGCGAACTCAAGTGCGCCTGCGTCGGCGGGTCGAGCCGAGTGCCGCTCGGGTTTTTGTCCCTGACCGAAAATGTGTTCATGGTGGCGATGGCCCTGTGGATGCTCTTCTCCCATGCTTGA
- the chrA gene encoding chromate efflux transporter encodes MADSDLHHPSFSELTRVSARIGFLSFGGPAGQIALMHRELVDERRWVEEDDYLQALNLCHLLPGPEAQQLATWIGWKLHGWKGGVIAGALFVIPGALVMLALSMLYAFAANLDWFAALFLGIKAAVLAIIVQALLRIAGRALKTPIQKGMAVAAFAALFLFNAPFPLVVLAALAIGAWIGAKRPDLLALKPVSKPGEGHPSPWRASLIAVLAWSVIWAAPMVAVLVFLGREHVLWDIGVFFSQLAVVTFGGAYAVLAYMAQEAVTGFGWLSAGEMADGLGLAETTPGPLIMVTQFVGYLAAFRAPEPFSPLVAGVLGAVLTTWVTFAPCFLWIFAFAPWMDRLQRAPALKGGLAGVTAAVVGVIANLALWFALHVLFAVVDPVALGPIVLQVPEWATFDWRAALIAVVAAALIFRFKWGIIRTLGVAAAMGLALGSLV; translated from the coding sequence ATGGCCGACAGTGACTTGCACCACCCCTCATTCTCGGAACTGACGCGCGTTTCGGCGCGGATCGGTTTTCTCAGCTTCGGCGGACCCGCCGGGCAGATCGCGCTGATGCACCGCGAACTGGTCGACGAGCGGCGCTGGGTGGAGGAGGACGACTACCTCCAGGCGCTCAACTTGTGCCACTTGTTGCCGGGGCCCGAAGCGCAGCAGCTCGCCACTTGGATCGGCTGGAAGCTGCACGGCTGGAAGGGCGGCGTGATTGCAGGGGCGCTGTTCGTCATCCCCGGCGCGCTGGTCATGCTGGCGCTGTCGATGCTCTATGCCTTTGCCGCCAACCTCGACTGGTTCGCAGCGCTGTTCCTCGGGATCAAGGCGGCGGTGCTGGCGATCATCGTCCAGGCGCTGCTGCGGATCGCGGGGAGGGCGCTCAAGACGCCGATCCAGAAGGGCATGGCCGTCGCTGCGTTTGCGGCGCTGTTCCTGTTCAACGCGCCGTTTCCGCTCGTGGTGCTGGCAGCGCTGGCGATCGGTGCGTGGATCGGGGCCAAGCGGCCGGACTTGCTCGCGCTCAAGCCGGTGAGCAAGCCGGGCGAGGGACACCCGAGCCCGTGGCGCGCCAGCCTGATCGCGGTCCTCGCCTGGAGCGTGATCTGGGCCGCGCCGATGGTGGCGGTACTCGTATTCCTCGGCCGCGAGCATGTGCTGTGGGATATCGGCGTGTTCTTTTCGCAGCTGGCGGTGGTCACCTTCGGGGGAGCCTATGCCGTGCTCGCCTACATGGCGCAGGAGGCGGTGACAGGTTTCGGCTGGCTTAGCGCGGGCGAGATGGCCGACGGGCTCGGTCTCGCCGAGACCACGCCGGGGCCGCTGATCATGGTGACCCAGTTTGTCGGCTACCTCGCTGCGTTTCGCGCGCCCGAGCCGTTCAGTCCGCTGGTTGCCGGAGTGCTGGGCGCAGTGTTGACCACCTGGGTCACTTTCGCGCCGTGCTTCCTGTGGATCTTCGCTTTCGCCCCGTGGATGGACCGCTTGCAGCGAGCGCCGGCGCTTAAGGGCGGTCTGGCCGGGGTGACGGCGGCGGTCGTCGGCGTCATCGCCAACCTGGCGCTGTGGTTCGCGCTGCATGTGCTGTTCGCGGTGGTCGATCCGGTGGCCTTGGGACCGATCGTGCTGCAGGTGCCCGAATGGGCCACATTCGACTGGCGCGCGGCGCTGATCGCGGTGGTCGCGGCGGCGCTGATCTTCCGTTTCAAGTGGGGCATCATCCGCACGCTCGGCGTGGCGGCGGCGATGGGTTTGGCGCTGGGGAGTTTGGTCTAG
- a CDS encoding NAD(+) synthase gives MHSHGFVRAATSTPQVRTADVSFNRDAIIEEARRAHAAHVDLLVYPELCVSSYAIDDLHMQSALLDAAEAAVVEIAKASAGLSPVLLIGAPLRHNGRIYNCALAIANGKLLGAVPKSYLPNYREFYEKRWFASGITIRGQSIRVGEAEIPFGVDLLFASNQIPGFKLCVEICEDFWAANPPSTAGALAGATILANLSASNIVIGKADERHMLCRAQSARTASAYLYSAAGHGESTTDMAWDGQGIIYELGDLLAESERFALRPELAIADIDTDRILGDRLRLPTFGDSAEAAGRPEDHYRAIRFDHRPAGGDIGLIRPIRRFPFVPNRPNKLDDDCYEAFNIQVDGLMRRFEQTGGGSMVIGVSGGLDSTHALIVAAKVCDRLGLPRTTIRGYTMPGFGTSEGSKSNAWKLMKALGITAEEIDIRPAATRMLEDIGHPYGKGEPVYDVTFENVQAGLRTDYLFRLAGQHNGFVIGTGDLSEVALGWSTYGVGDQMSHYNVNSGVPKTLIQYLIRWTTRTDQFDKSADTILEAILGQEISPELVPPGENGEVQSTEQKIGPYELSDFYLHHVVRYGQRPSKVAFLAWHAWRDKTRGAWPAGFPDAAKNEYDLATIKRWLESFVRRFFAFSQFKRSAIPNGPKVSTGGALSPRGDWRAPSDAVADVWLEELLTKVPD, from the coding sequence ATGCACAGCCACGGCTTCGTCCGCGCTGCCACGAGCACCCCGCAAGTCCGCACCGCCGACGTATCCTTCAACCGCGACGCGATCATCGAGGAGGCCCGCCGCGCGCACGCCGCGCATGTGGACCTGCTGGTCTATCCCGAGCTCTGCGTCTCCTCCTACGCGATCGACGACCTGCACATGCAGTCCGCCTTGCTCGACGCGGCTGAGGCGGCGGTGGTCGAAATCGCCAAGGCCAGCGCGGGCCTCTCTCCGGTCCTGCTGATCGGCGCACCGCTGCGCCACAACGGGCGCATCTACAACTGCGCGCTGGCGATCGCGAACGGCAAGCTGCTCGGCGCGGTGCCCAAGAGCTACCTGCCCAACTACCGCGAGTTCTACGAGAAGCGCTGGTTCGCCTCGGGCATCACCATCCGCGGCCAGTCGATCCGCGTCGGCGAGGCCGAGATCCCCTTCGGTGTCGATCTCCTGTTCGCCTCCAACCAGATCCCCGGCTTCAAGCTCTGCGTGGAGATCTGCGAGGACTTCTGGGCCGCCAATCCGCCCTCCACCGCCGGCGCCCTCGCCGGAGCGACGATCCTCGCCAACCTCTCAGCCTCCAACATCGTCATCGGCAAAGCCGACGAACGCCACATGCTCTGCCGCGCCCAGAGCGCCCGCACCGCCAGTGCCTATCTCTATTCGGCCGCCGGACACGGCGAGAGCACGACCGACATGGCCTGGGACGGCCAGGGGATAATCTACGAACTCGGCGACCTTCTGGCGGAAAGCGAACGGTTCGCGCTTCGGCCGGAACTGGCCATCGCTGACATCGACACCGACCGCATCCTCGGCGACCGCCTGCGCCTGCCCACGTTTGGCGATTCCGCCGAGGCTGCCGGACGGCCCGAAGATCACTACCGCGCCATCCGCTTCGACCACCGGCCCGCCGGGGGTGACATCGGCCTGATCCGCCCGATCCGCCGCTTCCCGTTCGTCCCCAACCGGCCGAACAAGCTCGACGACGATTGCTACGAGGCGTTCAACATCCAGGTCGACGGCCTGATGCGCCGGTTCGAGCAGACCGGTGGCGGCTCGATGGTGATCGGGGTTTCGGGCGGGCTCGACTCCACCCACGCGCTGATCGTCGCGGCCAAAGTCTGCGACCGGCTCGGCCTGCCCCGCACCACGATCCGCGGTTACACCATGCCCGGCTTTGGCACTTCGGAGGGCAGCAAGTCCAACGCCTGGAAGCTGATGAAGGCGCTCGGCATCACCGCCGAGGAGATCGACATCCGCCCGGCCGCGACCCGAATGCTCGAGGATATCGGCCACCCCTATGGCAAGGGCGAGCCGGTCTATGACGTGACCTTCGAGAACGTGCAGGCAGGCCTGCGGACCGATTACCTGTTCCGCCTGGCCGGCCAGCACAACGGCTTCGTGATCGGCACGGGGGACCTCAGCGAAGTGGCGCTCGGCTGGAGCACCTACGGCGTCGGCGACCAGATGAGCCACTACAACGTCAACTCGGGCGTGCCCAAGACGCTCATCCAGTACCTGATCCGCTGGACCACCCGCACCGACCAGTTCGACAAGTCAGCCGATACGATCCTCGAAGCGATACTCGGCCAGGAGATCAGCCCCGAGCTGGTCCCGCCGGGCGAGAACGGCGAAGTTCAGTCGACGGAGCAAAAGATAGGACCTTATGAGCTAAGCGACTTCTATCTTCACCACGTCGTCCGCTACGGCCAGCGGCCCTCGAAAGTCGCGTTCCTCGCTTGGCATGCCTGGCGCGACAAGACGCGCGGCGCGTGGCCGGCTGGCTTCCCCGACGCGGCGAAGAACGAATACGACCTCGCCACGATCAAGCGCTGGCTCGAGAGTTTCGTGCGGCGCTTCTTCGCGTTCAGCCAGTTCAAGCGCAGCGCGATCCCCAATGGCCCCAAGGTCAGCACAGGCGGCGCATTGAGCCCGCGCGGGGACTGGCGCGCGCCGAGCGACGCGGTGGCCGATGTGTGGCTCGAAGAATTGCTCACAAAAGTCCCCGATTAA
- a CDS encoding amidohydrolase family protein has product MIEAALVSCDDHLDLNMLPADVLQKRMSAKWGERAPHIEAPEGQAAAWIADGERWGFWSGKKGPSPFGDGPKPILTAYDRGGIEDLTELRAGNPVLRLQDMDRDNVWAHVVFGPVTSIKTKDEAFMRACYAAYNDWLYEDFCSVAPDRLIGVAMLPPHPEAAFEELQRLAKKGGVRQANLQIAVAEPRLEDKRWEPLFDLLEQSGIVLSFHVTVFPKAGDAFDKYKGSPGATFLHAKMFIEQFLDPFVDLFAWGILERHPKLKIVIAESGIGWVPWVVEELDYRHFRLWECADYWADKGGIPHKMKPSEVFQRQVYGTFQQSPTAMRLLEFWGPENMLWASDYPHPDSIWPNSVRTIGETMGHMNPDVVRGLVGGNAAKLYGLDLTKATLRAKLPIGQSKEAA; this is encoded by the coding sequence ATGATCGAAGCCGCCCTCGTCTCCTGCGACGACCATCTCGACCTCAACATGCTGCCCGCCGACGTGCTCCAGAAGCGCATGTCCGCGAAATGGGGCGAGCGTGCGCCGCACATCGAGGCGCCCGAGGGGCAAGCGGCTGCGTGGATCGCCGACGGCGAGCGCTGGGGCTTCTGGTCGGGCAAGAAGGGTCCCAGCCCGTTCGGCGATGGGCCCAAGCCGATCCTGACGGCTTACGATCGCGGCGGGATCGAGGATCTGACCGAACTGCGCGCCGGCAATCCCGTCCTGCGGCTGCAGGACATGGACCGCGACAACGTATGGGCGCACGTGGTGTTCGGGCCGGTTACCTCAATCAAGACCAAGGACGAGGCGTTCATGCGCGCCTGCTACGCCGCCTATAACGACTGGCTGTATGAAGACTTCTGCAGCGTCGCGCCTGACCGGCTGATCGGTGTCGCGATGCTCCCGCCCCACCCCGAAGCGGCTTTTGAGGAGCTTCAGCGCCTCGCCAAAAAGGGCGGCGTGCGGCAGGCCAACCTGCAGATTGCCGTCGCCGAACCGCGGCTTGAGGACAAGCGGTGGGAGCCGTTGTTCGACTTGCTCGAACAATCGGGCATCGTGCTCAGCTTCCACGTCACTGTGTTCCCCAAGGCCGGCGACGCGTTCGACAAGTACAAGGGCAGCCCGGGCGCGACGTTCCTCCACGCCAAGATGTTCATCGAACAGTTCCTCGACCCGTTCGTCGACCTGTTCGCCTGGGGCATCCTTGAGCGCCACCCCAAGCTCAAGATCGTCATCGCCGAAAGCGGCATTGGCTGGGTCCCCTGGGTCGTCGAAGAACTCGACTATCGTCACTTTCGCCTGTGGGAATGCGCCGATTACTGGGCCGACAAGGGCGGCATCCCGCACAAGATGAAGCCGAGCGAAGTGTTCCAGCGCCAGGTCTACGGCACCTTCCAGCAGAGCCCGACCGCGATGCGGCTGCTCGAGTTCTGGGGGCCGGAGAACATGCTGTGGGCGAGCGACTATCCGCATCCGGACTCGATCTGGCCGAACAGTGTTCGCACGATTGGCGAGACGATGGGGCATATGAACCCCGACGTGGTTCGCGGGCTCGTCGGCGGTAACGCGGCCAAGCTCTATGGCCTCGACCTGACCAAGGCGACCCTGCGGGCCAAGTTGCCGATCGGGCAGAGCAAGGAAGCGGCCTGA
- a CDS encoding PhoX family protein produces the protein MSTELTHGYSDGDVDTNRSENRHLNSIVADRYSRRGTLIGGFTTTVAALLGTSLLAACDEDTIGGGGATTVSAGNDATTTTGRLVTLTGTATSGTATGPSWTQVSGNPVELIGSGSTVSFIAPAVSATTDLVFRFQVSDIFGTKADETTVTVSPAVLGFTAVPKNLNDIVTVPAGYSVTVMTRLGDPLAAGVATYANDGTDTNFAQRIGDHGDALYWYGLSATATRDDNSSTRGLMVQNHENLNIQYLHPNGPTNVASGPRPAAEATKEIEAHGVSVTEYRDTGNRTWTWDQTSSFNRRITPNTPIVFNGPVRGSDFLKTIASTDGTTGRGTINNCANGHTLWGTNLTCEENWSGYFLRSGDDAARTPRELTALRRYGVTSATGNYAWASAGSDPMFRRWDARASGANALADYRNEPNQFGWVVEIDPYDPAKAPRKRTALGRLGHEGAWAGKLTAGKKLAVYLGDDSRREYFYKFVSSANWDPNDAQATDRLAIGDKYLDSGTLYVAKFSADGTGTWLPLVFGSVPNRPITGTEPEYVFASQIDILVNTRLAADAVGATPMDRPEWTATNNVTGEIYLTLTNNNAAGRPLTGTDAANPRHYNDPRGAANTAQFGNSNGHIIRLRENGDDPAATGFAWDIYLFGADSADSDPNNVNLSGLTADNDFSSPDGLWFSRPQNPAGLVKPLLWLQTDDGAFTDRTNNQMLAALPGTVGDGGTKTITNVGTGGATATQATRVGAAATAATLKRFLVGPKECELTGVDSTPDGRTLFVGIQHPGENGTAGTPSSNWPQSQGGTNSGRPRSAIVAITRNDGGVVGL, from the coding sequence ATGAGCACCGAACTAACGCACGGCTATTCGGACGGCGACGTCGATACCAACCGCTCCGAAAACCGGCATCTCAACTCGATCGTGGCCGATCGCTATTCGCGCCGCGGCACCTTGATCGGCGGCTTCACCACCACCGTCGCGGCCCTGCTCGGCACCAGCCTGCTCGCCGCTTGCGACGAGGACACTATCGGTGGCGGCGGCGCCACTACCGTGAGCGCGGGCAACGATGCCACGACGACGACGGGCCGCCTGGTCACTCTGACCGGCACAGCGACCTCTGGCACCGCTACGGGGCCGAGCTGGACCCAGGTCTCCGGTAACCCCGTCGAACTGATCGGCAGCGGCAGCACGGTGAGCTTCATTGCCCCGGCAGTCAGCGCAACGACCGATCTCGTGTTTCGCTTCCAGGTCTCCGATATCTTCGGTACCAAAGCCGACGAAACCACAGTCACTGTCAGCCCTGCCGTGCTCGGCTTCACCGCGGTTCCCAAGAACCTCAACGACATCGTGACAGTGCCCGCCGGCTACTCGGTCACGGTAATGACCCGGCTCGGCGATCCGCTTGCCGCGGGTGTCGCCACTTATGCCAACGACGGTACCGACACCAACTTCGCCCAGCGCATCGGCGACCATGGCGACGCGCTCTACTGGTACGGCCTCAGCGCCACGGCGACCCGCGACGACAACAGCTCCACTCGCGGTCTGATGGTGCAGAACCATGAGAACCTGAACATCCAGTACTTGCACCCCAATGGCCCGACCAACGTGGCGAGCGGCCCCCGCCCCGCGGCGGAAGCGACCAAGGAGATCGAGGCTCACGGCGTCAGCGTGACCGAGTACCGCGACACCGGCAATCGCACTTGGACCTGGGATCAGACCAGCTCGTTCAATCGCCGCATCACCCCGAACACCCCGATCGTGTTCAACGGCCCTGTGCGCGGCAGCGACTTCCTCAAGACCATCGCCTCGACCGATGGCACGACCGGGCGCGGCACGATCAACAACTGCGCCAACGGCCACACCCTGTGGGGCACCAACCTGACCTGCGAGGAAAACTGGTCGGGCTACTTCCTCCGCAGCGGTGACGATGCCGCTCGTACGCCCCGCGAACTGACCGCGCTGCGCCGCTATGGTGTCACCAGCGCGACCGGCAACTACGCCTGGGCCAGCGCTGGCTCGGATCCGATGTTCCGCCGTTGGGACGCGCGCGCTAGCGGTGCCAACGCCCTTGCCGACTACCGAAATGAGCCCAACCAGTTTGGCTGGGTGGTCGAAATCGATCCCTATGATCCGGCCAAGGCACCCCGCAAGCGTACCGCGCTCGGCCGTCTGGGCCACGAGGGAGCTTGGGCCGGCAAGCTCACCGCCGGCAAGAAGCTGGCGGTCTACCTCGGCGACGACTCCCGCCGCGAGTATTTTTACAAGTTCGTCTCCTCAGCGAACTGGGATCCGAATGACGCCCAGGCCACCGACCGGCTGGCTATCGGCGACAAGTACCTCGACAGCGGCACGCTCTACGTCGCCAAGTTCAGCGCCGACGGCACCGGTACCTGGTTGCCGCTGGTGTTCGGCAGCGTGCCGAACCGTCCCATCACGGGGACGGAGCCGGAGTATGTGTTTGCCAGCCAGATCGACATTCTGGTCAACACCCGCCTGGCCGCGGACGCCGTTGGCGCTACCCCGATGGATCGGCCGGAATGGACCGCGACCAACAACGTCACCGGCGAAATCTACCTCACCCTGACCAACAACAACGCCGCCGGCCGCCCGCTCACTGGGACCGACGCTGCCAACCCGCGCCACTACAACGACCCGCGCGGCGCGGCCAACACCGCCCAGTTCGGCAACTCCAACGGCCACATCATTCGCCTGCGTGAAAACGGCGACGATCCGGCGGCAACCGGCTTCGCGTGGGACATCTACCTGTTCGGGGCTGACTCTGCCGACTCCGACCCGAACAACGTCAACCTCTCGGGCCTGACCGCCGACAACGACTTCTCGAGCCCCGACGGCCTGTGGTTCTCACGTCCGCAGAACCCGGCCGGTCTCGTCAAGCCGCTGCTGTGGCTCCAGACCGACGACGGCGCCTTCACCGACCGCACTAACAACCAGATGCTGGCGGCCCTTCCGGGCACGGTCGGCGATGGCGGCACCAAGACCATCACCAACGTCGGCACGGGCGGCGCCACGGCCACGCAAGCCACCCGTGTCGGTGCCGCCGCCACCGCTGCGACACTCAAGCGCTTCCTCGTCGGACCGAAGGAGTGCGAACTCACCGGCGTCGACAGCACACCAGACGGCCGCACGCTGTTCGTCGGCATCCAGCACCCGGGCGAGAACGGTACCGCAGGAACACCGAGCAGCAACTGGCCGCAAAGCCAGGGCGGCACCAACTCGGGCCGCCCGCGCTCGGCCATCGTGGCCATTACCCGCAACGACGGCGGCGTCGTCGGACTCTAA
- a CDS encoding glycine zipper 2TM domain-containing protein — MRKSLLALAAAAMAVTAAPAMADPPPWAPAHGKRAHDAARYDRYGRYVEPRRLSANDRVWRGNDGQYHCKRDNGTTGLIIGGAAGALLGRALDGGQSRTLGTILGAAGGALIGKEIDSSGLRCR; from the coding sequence ATGCGTAAGTCACTGCTCGCCCTCGCTGCCGCCGCGATGGCAGTAACCGCTGCTCCGGCGATGGCTGATCCGCCACCCTGGGCTCCGGCCCACGGCAAGCGAGCTCACGATGCGGCACGTTATGACCGCTACGGACGCTACGTCGAACCCCGCCGACTGAGCGCCAACGATCGCGTTTGGCGCGGCAACGACGGCCAGTACCACTGCAAGCGCGACAACGGCACGACCGGCCTGATCATCGGTGGCGCCGCGGGCGCTCTGCTCGGCCGGGCGCTCGATGGCGGCCAGAGCCGCACGCTCGGCACCATTCTCGGTGCCGCGGGCGGTGCCTTGATCGGCAAGGAAATCGATTCCAGCGGCCTGCGCTGCCGCTAA
- a CDS encoding FMN-dependent NADH-azoreductase, which yields MKILRVDSAVTGEGSVSRQLTQSITDHFRTLHPEAEVVELDLAANPLPHIDPVTMGAIRLPADKHDDAMQAAAPAERAVLDQFLSADVVVVGAPMYNFTIPSQLKAWLDRLGVPGVTFSYSEAGPQGLAGGRKVIVASSQGGDYQLDAPFEHHESLLRDFFAFVGVTDPVFVRAGRIGFGPEAREASLTAANEQIATLDGVSPRLAA from the coding sequence ATGAAGATCCTCCGCGTAGACAGCGCCGTCACGGGCGAAGGCTCGGTGAGCCGCCAATTGACTCAATCGATCACCGACCACTTCCGCACACTTCACCCCGAGGCGGAGGTCGTTGAACTGGATCTCGCCGCCAACCCGCTGCCGCACATCGACCCGGTCACGATGGGCGCGATCCGTCTTCCGGCCGACAAGCACGACGACGCGATGCAGGCGGCCGCTCCAGCCGAGCGCGCCGTGCTCGACCAGTTCCTGTCCGCCGATGTCGTCGTGGTAGGCGCGCCGATGTACAACTTTACCATCCCCAGCCAGCTCAAGGCCTGGCTCGACCGGCTGGGCGTACCCGGCGTGACCTTCAGCTATTCCGAGGCCGGCCCCCAGGGACTGGCCGGCGGCCGCAAGGTGATCGTCGCTTCCTCCCAAGGCGGGGACTACCAACTCGACGCTCCGTTCGAGCATCACGAAAGCCTGCTGCGCGACTTCTTCGCCTTCGTCGGCGTGACCGATCCGGTCTTCGTCCGCGCGGGTCGGATCGGGTTCGGTCCCGAAGCACGAGAGGCGTCATTGACCGCAGCCAATGAGCAGATCGCGACACTCGATGGGGTCAGTCCTCGCTTGGCCGCATGA
- a CDS encoding winged helix-turn-helix transcriptional regulator has protein sequence METIPTPAQEGTFSSDGHTDVTVHVPSACQTVTEVLSRVGDKWSMQVIMSLGNGALRFNALRRGIAGISQRMLTRTVRNLERDGLVSRTVTPTVPPRVDYALTPLGRSLVAPVGVLGAWAVANREAISAARIRFDELDAAQAQAF, from the coding sequence ATGGAAACTATCCCCACACCCGCGCAAGAAGGCACATTTTCGTCCGATGGGCACACCGATGTGACCGTGCACGTCCCCTCGGCCTGCCAAACCGTGACCGAGGTGCTGTCGCGCGTGGGCGACAAATGGTCGATGCAAGTGATCATGAGCCTGGGCAATGGCGCCTTGCGCTTCAACGCCTTGCGGCGCGGGATCGCCGGGATCAGTCAGCGAATGTTGACGCGCACGGTCCGCAACCTCGAGCGTGACGGTCTCGTCAGCCGGACGGTAACGCCAACGGTCCCGCCGCGGGTCGACTATGCGCTGACGCCGCTTGGCCGCTCGCTGGTGGCGCCGGTCGGGGTCCTGGGAGCGTGGGCCGTGGCCAACCGCGAGGCTATTTCTGCGGCGCGAATTCGCTTTGATGAACTGGATGCGGCGCAGGCTCAGGCGTTCTGA